The Nitrospirota bacterium nucleotide sequence AGACTGCCGAATCGCATCTGGCATTACATGAAGAGGGGTAGGTACAGCCAGAGAGATATTGCCTATCTTCTGGGGTATAGGAGTGCCTCTAACCTCTCCCGCTGGCAGAGCGGGACAAAGCTTCCCACGCTTAATAACGCCATCGGGCTTGCCGTGGCTTTATGCACCAATATAGATGCCCTATTTCCAGAGCATCGCCGCCGGTGGGAGGACAGGATCA carries:
- a CDS encoding helix-turn-helix transcriptional regulator yields the protein MGQINKTARLPNRIWHYMKRGRYSQRDIAYLLGYRSASNLSRWQSGTKLPTLNNAIGLAVALCTNIDALFPEHRRRWEDRI